The Dehalococcoidia bacterium genome has a segment encoding these proteins:
- a CDS encoding ABC transporter permease yields the protein MEGEDRAEMMAISESSRSRARYVIRAIIANKLTLAGIITIGLFLVMAVFADLIATRGPLEPKASLGFSSPSLEAYFGTDRLGRDIYSRVVHSSRVSLIIPLFSVIFAITVGGSLALITAYFGGVWDNVSGRLMDIIFGFPFMLFVIAVAAMLGPGIRNTVFALGIVFTPLLYRVVRGPVLVEKEKEYVNAASALGASNMRIMIRHIAPNVAPPVIIQASVTFAGAILIEAAVSFLGLGTPAENPSWGRLLSDARDVLEKAPWASIFPGIAIMLAVLAFNMLGDGLRDILDPRLRQQLGGGRGVSEQSEG from the coding sequence ATGGAAGGTGAAGATCGCGCTGAAATGATGGCGATCAGTGAGTCCTCGCGAAGTAGGGCTCGCTACGTTATCAGGGCGATTATCGCGAACAAGCTCACACTGGCGGGTATTATTACAATTGGCCTGTTCCTGGTAATGGCCGTTTTCGCTGACCTGATAGCGACCAGGGGTCCGCTGGAGCCAAAGGCATCTCTCGGATTCAGTAGTCCTAGCTTGGAAGCCTACTTTGGCACAGACCGACTGGGTAGGGACATCTACAGCCGGGTCGTTCACTCAAGCCGCGTGTCTCTAATCATTCCTTTATTCTCCGTGATTTTTGCCATTACTGTCGGTGGCTCGCTGGCACTGATCACAGCTTACTTCGGGGGCGTGTGGGACAACGTGTCCGGCAGGCTCATGGACATCATATTTGGTTTCCCGTTCATGCTGTTTGTCATTGCAGTCGCTGCCATGCTTGGACCTGGTATACGGAATACCGTATTTGCGCTGGGCATAGTATTTACACCACTGCTGTACAGGGTTGTGCGCGGTCCAGTACTGGTGGAGAAAGAAAAGGAGTATGTCAACGCTGCTAGTGCGTTGGGTGCCAGCAACATGCGTATCATGATTCGGCATATTGCCCCCAACGTGGCCCCGCCCGTGATTATTCAGGCTTCAGTGACGTTTGCCGGCGCAATCCTGATCGAAGCGGCGGTGAGCTTTCTGGGGCTGGGCACCCCTGCCGAAAACCCCTCATGGGGCAGGTTGCTGAGCGACGCTCGCGATGTGCTGGAAAAAGCTCCTTGGGCATCGATTTTCCCTGGAATCGCTATCATGCTGGCCGTGTTGGCATTCAACATGCTGGGAGACGGACTCAGGGACATATTGGATCCCCGGTTACGACAGCAGCTAGGCGGTGGCAGAGGAGTCTCGGAACAGAGCGAGGGGTGA
- a CDS encoding ABC transporter permease codes for MRQFIVVRLISMLFTLFGLSVLVFLLARLIPGDVVQVSLEQAERTPEMVQELRSFFGLDQPLYVQYWRWLSDVLQGDLGTSWRSGHSVMSLILDRLSVTAELTIMAMVVSIGLGVPLGIVAATRQNSFLDYLVRVTSMFSLSIPEFWQGIMLILVLSITLGWIPSLEYVDLWKDPVTNLSIMILPAVSVGTVASANIVRMTRATMLEELRQDYIRTARAKGLHDRVVIYSHALKNTLIPVVTIAGLQIGYLMGGIVVMEAVFTLPGVGRLMLLAISQRDYPLIQGVVLFIATIFVFSNLLVDVLYAYVNPRIRYG; via the coding sequence ATGCGCCAGTTCATTGTTGTCAGACTTATCAGCATGCTGTTTACGCTGTTTGGTCTGTCTGTACTGGTGTTTCTTCTCGCCAGGCTAATACCTGGGGATGTCGTTCAGGTCAGTCTGGAGCAGGCGGAGCGTACTCCAGAGATGGTGCAGGAACTCCGCAGCTTCTTCGGTCTTGACCAACCTCTGTATGTTCAATACTGGCGCTGGCTGAGCGATGTACTTCAGGGGGATCTGGGTACTTCCTGGCGAAGTGGACACTCGGTGATGAGTCTTATTCTTGACAGACTCTCAGTCACGGCTGAGTTGACGATAATGGCCATGGTGGTGTCCATAGGGCTAGGTGTTCCACTTGGTATAGTCGCCGCAACGAGGCAGAACTCGTTCTTAGACTACCTCGTCCGGGTAACGTCCATGTTCAGCCTCTCTATTCCTGAATTCTGGCAAGGCATCATGCTGATCCTTGTACTCTCCATCACATTGGGCTGGATACCTTCACTGGAGTACGTGGACCTCTGGAAAGACCCAGTGACCAACCTTAGCATCATGATACTTCCAGCGGTATCAGTTGGGACTGTGGCCTCAGCCAACATCGTGCGCATGACACGCGCTACTATGCTTGAAGAGTTGCGCCAGGACTATATAAGGACGGCCAGGGCCAAGGGTTTGCATGACCGCGTCGTCATCTATTCACACGCGCTCAAGAACACTCTTATCCCGGTGGTGACAATTGCCGGACTTCAGATCGGATACCTGATGGGGGGGATCGTAGTCATGGAGGCAGTATTTACTCTGCCAGGTGTGGGCCGGCTGATGCTCCTGGCGATTTCGCAGCGTGACTATCCGCTGATTCAGGGAGTAGTGCTGTTCATTGCTACGATCTTTGTCTTCAGCAATCTGCTGGTGGATGTCTTGTATGCGTATGTAAACCCACGCATACGGTACGGTTAG